One Legionella lansingensis genomic region harbors:
- a CDS encoding ATP-binding protein encodes MELHKLLARQITRTGMTTDDVPNSLEKWQEFLLRINKTYQEADQERYLLDRSIDISSREMMVLNEKLERAQHIAQLCYWHYSAKTDEITWSKEFSNLIDADPLAVHTFQEFLKLVHPDDRVSLQKLVKKSLTQGINYMYELRVKNRSGHYQWYRTIAECQEKKNQLSGILIDINHDKKNEEKIKELSNKLLMTAHRAGMSEIATSILHNIGNILNSSNISANMLKDSLEQPYYLKLFKVIEMIKNNRQKIIHFFSEDEKGKLIPDYLIALGEILAKEREKNREEIINLDNDLQHIKDIVSMQKFFSGVSGIYEKIYVPELIETALDMSSNPIKDRIIDIQKNYLASAFVFTDKSKLLQILVNLIQNAKDAVLRNTLDKKKQVKFKVNTSGKNTIQILVEDNGIGILPENLDRIFSFGFTTKPHGHGFGLHSCALSAQDMGGSLRADSPGLGQGAVFTLTLPIKNSSRKRSIL; translated from the coding sequence ATGGAATTACATAAACTCTTAGCGCGACAAATTACTAGAACTGGAATGACAACGGATGATGTACCTAATAGTCTTGAAAAGTGGCAGGAATTTCTTTTGCGCATAAACAAAACTTACCAAGAAGCTGATCAGGAACGTTATCTTCTTGACCGCTCTATTGATATCTCATCTCGTGAAATGATGGTATTAAACGAAAAGCTTGAGCGAGCCCAACACATTGCTCAACTTTGTTATTGGCATTATTCTGCCAAAACTGATGAAATTACATGGTCTAAAGAATTTTCCAATTTAATTGATGCAGATCCACTTGCTGTTCATACCTTTCAAGAATTTTTAAAGTTGGTTCATCCAGATGATCGCGTGTCATTGCAAAAATTAGTTAAAAAGTCACTAACACAGGGCATTAATTATATGTATGAATTGCGAGTAAAAAACCGTTCTGGCCACTACCAATGGTATCGTACGATTGCGGAATGCCAGGAGAAAAAAAATCAATTATCTGGGATCCTTATTGACATCAATCACGATAAAAAAAACGAGGAAAAGATAAAGGAATTAAGTAATAAATTACTGATGACCGCGCATCGAGCTGGCATGTCAGAAATAGCCACCTCTATCTTACATAACATTGGTAATATCTTAAATAGCTCTAATATCTCAGCAAACATGTTAAAAGATAGTCTGGAGCAACCTTATTATCTCAAGCTTTTTAAGGTGATTGAGATGATAAAAAATAATAGACAAAAAATTATTCATTTTTTTTCTGAGGATGAAAAAGGGAAATTGATCCCCGACTATTTGATCGCTTTGGGGGAAATATTGGCTAAAGAGCGAGAAAAAAACCGTGAAGAAATAATTAATCTTGATAATGATTTGCAACATATAAAAGACATAGTATCGATGCAGAAATTCTTTAGTGGTGTATCCGGTATATATGAAAAAATCTATGTTCCTGAACTCATAGAAACTGCCTTAGATATGTCATCAAATCCGATTAAAGACAGAATCATTGATATCCAAAAAAATTATCTTGCGTCCGCGTTTGTTTTCACGGATAAATCGAAATTACTACAAATTTTGGTGAATTTAATCCAAAATGCCAAAGATGCAGTTCTTAGGAACACTCTGGATAAAAAAAAGCAAGTAAAATTTAAGGTAAATACCAGTGGCAAGAATACCATTCAAATCTTGGTAGAAGATAATGGTATAGGAATCTTGCCTGAGAATCTTGATCGTATTTTTTCTTTTGGATTTACTACCAAACCCCACGGCCATGGATTTGGCTTACATAGCTGTGCCCTATCTGCTCAAGATATGGGCGGTTCTCTCAGAGCTGACAGTCCGGGGTTAGGACAGGGGGCTGTTTTTACTTTGACGCTACCGATTAAAAATAGCTCGCGGAAAAGGAGTATTCTATGA
- a CDS encoding FIST signal transduction protein: MELQAFQYQEGNGWSVDTFPELDSKNTLVLIFAAPEFSKAQEPINQLKAFYKKSKMLGCSSAGEIFGSHIYDKSLSVAVIKFKHTDIKIVKAKVSKTEESFSAGKSITQQLQADDLKSIFVLSEGLNVNGSELVNGLNIPADGIMPLITGGLAGDSSHFNRTWTLFDGEILHNHIVAVGFYGDRIHIGHASKGGWDIFGPARRITRSEGNILYELDHQPALALYKEYLGERASELPAAGLLYPLSIQDMTSNERTPLVRTILGINEEKQALIFAGDMPTGYFAQLMRANFDRLITSASEAGELAGQRVLLESHQHSDGPLLAISISCVGRRLLLGERTEEEIESTLEALPQNSIQVGFYSYGELSPYGLGDCKLHNQTMTLTTYLES, from the coding sequence ATGGAATTGCAAGCATTTCAATATCAAGAGGGCAACGGCTGGAGTGTTGATACTTTCCCTGAGTTGGATTCAAAAAATACGCTGGTACTTATTTTTGCAGCCCCAGAGTTTTCTAAAGCTCAGGAACCTATCAATCAACTAAAAGCATTTTATAAAAAATCGAAAATGTTAGGTTGTTCCAGTGCCGGTGAAATTTTTGGTTCCCACATCTATGACAAAAGTTTATCAGTGGCAGTCATTAAATTTAAGCACACAGATATAAAGATAGTGAAAGCCAAAGTTAGTAAAACAGAAGAGTCTTTTTCCGCAGGTAAATCGATAACCCAGCAACTACAAGCTGATGACTTGAAGAGTATTTTTGTATTATCTGAAGGTTTAAATGTTAATGGATCTGAACTAGTTAATGGTTTAAATATTCCTGCTGATGGGATTATGCCGCTCATTACTGGAGGATTGGCGGGAGATAGTAGCCATTTCAATCGTACTTGGACACTATTCGATGGTGAAATACTCCATAATCATATCGTTGCTGTAGGATTTTATGGCGACCGTATCCATATTGGTCATGCTTCAAAAGGCGGTTGGGATATCTTTGGACCGGCAAGACGGATAACACGTTCCGAGGGTAATATTCTCTATGAGCTTGATCATCAACCAGCATTAGCGCTTTATAAGGAATACCTAGGAGAGAGAGCCTCAGAATTACCTGCTGCAGGCTTACTTTATCCTTTGTCTATTCAAGACATGACGTCAAACGAACGTACACCTTTAGTACGTACTATCCTGGGTATTAATGAAGAGAAGCAAGCACTCATTTTTGCCGGTGATATGCCTACTGGTTACTTCGCACAATTGATGCGAGCAAATTTTGACCGCTTAATCACCAGTGCCAGTGAAGCTGGAGAGCTTGCAGGCCAAAGGGTGTTGTTGGAGTCTCATCAACACTCTGATGGACCGCTCCTTGCGATCAGCATAAGTTGCGTAGGTAGACGCTTGCTGTTAGGTGAGAGGACAGAAGAAGAAATCGAATCAACGCTTGAAGCTTTACCACAGAATTCAATCCAGGTGGGTTTTTATTCTTATGGTGAATTATCCCCTTATGGTTTGGGTGATTGTAAATTGCACAACCAAACAATGACATTAACGACTTATTTAGAATCCTAG
- the ahr gene encoding NADPH-dependent aldehyde reductase Ahr, giving the protein MTKVHAYAVREKSGKLSPFDYTFEEIGSDQVDIRVESCGVCHSDISMIDNEWGFSNYPMVPGHEVVGRIIAVGEHVKNLNVGQHVGLGWFSGSCMYCHNCLSGDHNLCNTAEQTIVGRHGGFADRVRCNALWAIALPDNLDANDAGPLFCGGITVFNPIVQFDVRPTQRVGVIGIGGLGHMALQFLNKWGCEVTAFSSTPGKEAEAKRMGAHYVINSKDNKALEASAGRFDFILNTANANLDWPAYINALAPRGRLHTVGAVPDPIAAQAFQLIFGQRSLSGSPLGSPATIQNMLEFCARHNIRPLTEHFPMKEINKALDHLRAGKARYRIVLDN; this is encoded by the coding sequence ATGACAAAAGTTCATGCTTATGCCGTCCGCGAAAAATCTGGCAAACTTTCACCGTTTGACTATACATTTGAAGAAATTGGCTCTGATCAGGTTGATATCAGAGTAGAATCGTGTGGCGTTTGCCATTCAGATATCTCCATGATTGATAATGAATGGGGGTTTAGCAACTATCCTATGGTGCCAGGTCATGAGGTGGTGGGTAGAATCATTGCAGTAGGAGAACACGTTAAAAATCTGAACGTTGGCCAGCATGTTGGCCTTGGATGGTTCAGTGGCAGTTGTATGTATTGCCATAACTGTCTTAGTGGCGACCACAATCTATGTAATACGGCCGAGCAAACCATAGTAGGAAGGCATGGAGGATTTGCAGATCGGGTACGCTGTAATGCACTATGGGCTATTGCGTTACCTGATAACCTGGATGCTAATGATGCAGGCCCCCTGTTCTGTGGTGGCATCACCGTGTTTAATCCGATTGTTCAATTTGATGTACGTCCAACTCAACGTGTTGGGGTAATTGGTATTGGCGGACTTGGCCATATGGCGCTGCAATTTCTTAATAAATGGGGATGTGAGGTGACAGCGTTTTCTTCCACACCAGGTAAAGAAGCTGAAGCCAAACGCATGGGAGCACATTATGTCATTAATTCCAAAGACAATAAGGCTCTTGAGGCGTCAGCGGGGAGGTTTGATTTTATACTTAATACGGCTAATGCAAATCTTGATTGGCCGGCTTATATTAACGCACTTGCACCGCGTGGACGTTTACATACGGTTGGCGCTGTCCCCGACCCCATTGCTGCGCAAGCTTTTCAACTTATCTTTGGACAGCGTAGTCTATCTGGTTCTCCACTCGGAAGTCCCGCAACCATTCAGAACATGCTTGAATTCTGTGCACGTCACAACATCCGGCCATTAACAGAACACTTTCCTATGAAGGAGATTAACAAAGCACTTGATCATTTGCGGGCCGGCAAAGCACGTTATCGCATCGTGTTGGACAACTGA
- a CDS encoding LegC2/C7 family Dot/Icm T4SS effector — protein MPLSEQNTSSEKSISPDKNTSDLPIASNPLDDLTDIALNQKRLGQIKESLGTIVDTMQQNDSLISRAATFWGNLPLWQKIIGGIVLTVPTLAAGLAAHISILLVISGVTVVGYTASGIVLDDHHSCNKNIADRLKKGIFSIADILEITITALDRIRENLAKEIDRFRTQNIKLADTVEELGTKLEMLSNQVEVLVATEELLRKSKKDLETTAEELRKTVLDNDKLLKANQEELTQVKKDYERSKIQLSEKVNELAEVRSSLSLEVQKAKQIAATLTGTVQTLSSTVIEDSSQRKAFQERLDNFLQDEKASFASVAERICNTERELASVKQELVLVKQEFEARNLYYQELLQRQEQQIKRLETIGRQVDVTSEIPKQSSAYKQFGFYAENKGGQEPKLSATENATSGIGI, from the coding sequence ATGCCTCTATCAGAACAAAATACGTCCTCGGAAAAAAGTATATCTCCGGATAAAAATACCTCGGACCTTCCAATTGCCTCAAACCCGCTAGACGATCTCACAGACATTGCACTTAATCAGAAACGACTAGGACAAATCAAAGAAAGCTTGGGAACGATTGTTGATACAATGCAGCAAAATGATAGCCTCATTTCTCGTGCAGCAACGTTTTGGGGTAACCTGCCGTTGTGGCAAAAAATCATTGGCGGAATTGTATTAACGGTTCCCACGTTGGCAGCTGGACTTGCAGCACATATTAGTATCTTGCTGGTGATTAGTGGTGTCACGGTCGTTGGCTATACCGCAAGTGGGATTGTGCTTGATGATCATCACAGCTGTAATAAAAATATCGCCGATCGATTAAAAAAGGGTATCTTCAGCATAGCCGATATTTTGGAAATAACCATCACCGCTTTAGATAGGATAAGAGAAAATTTAGCAAAGGAGATAGATAGATTTCGCACCCAAAATATTAAGCTTGCAGATACTGTTGAGGAGTTAGGTACAAAGCTTGAAATGCTCAGTAACCAGGTAGAGGTGCTGGTAGCGACAGAGGAACTGCTAAGAAAATCGAAGAAAGATCTGGAAACCACTGCTGAGGAGCTAAGGAAAACCGTCTTAGACAATGATAAATTACTCAAGGCAAATCAAGAGGAACTTACTCAAGTCAAAAAAGATTATGAACGCAGCAAAATTCAGCTATCTGAAAAAGTAAATGAATTGGCAGAAGTACGATCATCGCTGAGTTTAGAAGTCCAAAAGGCTAAACAGATTGCGGCCACTTTAACAGGAACGGTACAAACGTTGTCTAGCACTGTCATTGAAGATAGCAGTCAGAGGAAAGCCTTCCAAGAAAGACTAGACAACTTCTTGCAGGATGAAAAAGCGAGTTTTGCGAGTGTCGCAGAACGAATTTGTAATACTGAACGAGAACTGGCTTCGGTGAAACAGGAACTGGTTTTGGTGAAACAGGAATTTGAAGCTAGAAATCTTTACTATCAAGAGCTACTACAAAGACAAGAGCAACAAATTAAGCGCCTGGAAACAATTGGCAGACAAGTGGATGTTACCTCTGAGATTCCGAAACAATCATCAGCCTATAAACAATTCGGCTTCTATGCGGAGAATAAAGGTGGACAGGAACCTAAATTAAGTGCCACGGAAAACGCAACCAGTGGCATCGGTATATAA
- a CDS encoding tetratricopeptide repeat protein encodes MSLINETLNNLKEKSGKNDRIHSELPQNKANKKINKIKLLSFILIALSVAIVIFISVDHINYSSYYEKTNNLLYKMTTLIGTNSNEIEGTLPNSAQMQYYHALNMLNEGDTKQAASDLKKIIDKYPTFSPAKKAYDRLMESQ; translated from the coding sequence GTGAGTTTAATTAACGAGACACTTAATAATTTAAAAGAAAAAAGTGGTAAAAATGATAGGATTCATTCAGAGTTACCACAAAATAAAGCGAATAAAAAAATAAATAAAATAAAGCTCTTATCGTTCATATTAATAGCATTAAGTGTAGCTATTGTGATTTTTATCAGTGTCGACCATATAAATTATTCTAGCTACTATGAAAAAACAAATAATTTACTGTATAAAATGACAACTTTGATTGGTACCAATTCGAACGAAATTGAAGGTACTTTACCTAATTCGGCTCAGATGCAATATTACCATGCTCTCAATATGTTGAATGAAGGTGATACAAAGCAAGCCGCCAGCGATTTGAAAAAGATTATCGATAAGTATCCAACCTTTTCTCCTGCTAAGAAAGCTTATGATAGGCTAATGGAATCACAATAG
- a CDS encoding ExeA family protein: protein MYLDFFNLKEFPFNQCSSTDYYYGFENHQDSMDVLLVGLQVNDGIIKITGDTGTGKSLLCRIFIEKIYKDFYPVYLSNPYITDFELLQAIAAELQISQNDVHQKNTLSKLIHDKALELQKENKKLVLIFDEAQCLSVENLEVIRILSNLEHNNSKLCQIILIGGLELDDKLKSLNHFLQRISFSCKLRPIKQKDLNNYLFHRLTMASKPGKNHGITITPKASKLLYKKTRGIPRLINIVFHKALMLAYSRGENDITKKIISKAIEDTEVINGKSALQKLYILLIKLTMRSARSM from the coding sequence ATGTACCTGGATTTTTTTAATTTAAAGGAGTTTCCCTTTAATCAGTGTTCCAGTACTGATTATTATTATGGTTTTGAGAATCACCAGGACTCCATGGATGTATTACTGGTTGGTTTACAAGTGAATGACGGTATTATTAAAATAACAGGGGATACTGGAACAGGTAAGAGCTTATTATGCCGCATTTTTATCGAAAAAATATATAAAGATTTTTATCCTGTTTATTTGTCGAATCCTTACATTACTGATTTTGAATTATTACAAGCCATCGCTGCTGAACTACAAATCTCGCAAAATGATGTACATCAAAAAAATACACTGTCTAAATTAATTCATGATAAGGCTTTAGAATTACAGAAAGAAAACAAGAAGCTTGTATTAATATTTGATGAAGCACAATGTCTAAGTGTAGAAAATTTAGAAGTTATACGCATATTAAGTAATCTTGAACATAACAATAGCAAGTTGTGTCAAATCATTTTAATCGGTGGCCTAGAATTGGATGATAAACTTAAAAGCTTAAATCATTTTTTACAGCGCATTTCATTCTCTTGCAAACTTAGGCCAATTAAGCAAAAAGATTTAAACAATTATCTATTCCATCGTCTAACCATGGCCTCAAAACCAGGTAAAAACCATGGAATAACTATAACTCCTAAGGCTAGCAAATTATTGTATAAAAAAACAAGAGGCATACCTCGTCTTATTAATATCGTTTTTCATAAAGCTCTAATGCTAGCCTACAGTCGCGGTGAGAATGATATTACTAAGAAAATTATTTCAAAAGCGATTGAGGATACTGAAGTCATTAATGGGAAATCTGCACTACAAAAACTTTATATTTTATTAATAAAATTAACCATGAGATCAGCGAGGTCAATGTGA
- a CDS encoding SEL1-like repeat protein: protein MTKTVIQLVSICVLFPIGAMGSPSYMRDYYSGNYFQASKSLQELASQHDTEAMYYLGKMYLNGYGVVKQEQKGRALIQDSANLGYKPAQIYLAKYYLNTKYGMPQALEWFKKVAEQGDVEAQLFCGFAYMNGYGTHKDERLAKHWLEKAAENNNTQAQYYLADLYLRGNDQISIDQAIKWLQQAAMNGNKKAQYKLGMMYHRGEGIPQDNRQAIQWLEQAAKGGDAQAAYYLGLTYKSLDNTTANLAAAIQWFQEAAKHNNQKAELELGLLYLSNNPTIRDENKAIMWLSKAGNAGNAEAQYQLGKIYEEGEGKRNLNEAFNWYVKSANNGYDKAQNALAFMYLKGGADEKAYLQAIYWLRKAADNGDVLSKEQLEALTSSRQKIYDQTTAHIITPKLVALGKEDIFKSDYSLENPRTMPLDQLLNWNSEVKTQTSKPVVPLRYALDTSKEDASESQAAFGWTLKEADHGYAKAQFRIGQMYEQGYGTQQSKKLAAKWYLKAAEQDFAKAKYNLALLYLDGEGVPQDYRQAIHWLNSAVTSDDGYAQYLLAAFYQNGLGIKETANYLPRDRMQAEQLYKLAADKDIANAQFNLAQMLMEDAAGLTDDQAKNDLNMQALRLYQKAVLQGHVGAQEYLASYYIKNSRDEEKLATAYRLVSDAAYKGSTKAQLIVALMLDRGIGVEPNLKQAINWYQKAAAGNNAIAEYILGNYTYQGIGVNKDSARAASLLSAAVEQGFPAAEHDLAILIHNNDTKESKFNYIELVKKAATQSNTKARLLLADNFMRNGNQADLIKAAGEIYTQAAQGGDASAQLKVGYMLENGIYFTKNEVEAKNWYEKAALQNNRLAEYLLGNMYQLGIGMPRDINKAISWYTKSALAGNDVAQAALGFVYDTDNETRNDFVKARELYMKAAKQGNPVAAYNLGIMYKYGKGVKQDPVAAFDWHSIAAKQNLADAQYSLGTMYLNGNGVRQMTNQALTWFDKAATGGNVYAQYELGLFNEAGIGTTINNKKAFKYYKSAAENGHSQAEMALARFYDFGLGIKADKVKAANYYQKVAEQGNQYAKYKLAQKYEQGEGVIKDLTKAINFYQELGAAGNANAQYKLGMFYLDGQGVDKRVDDAIYWLDKAAVNNDAKAQYALAQLYINGKEVNKDERKALALIEKSASQGNVSAQYSLAEMYSQGQGIPINYAESARWYREAAIGGYKQAQFKLALMYDSGIGVNQNSEQAFKWYLKAAKQGDSNAQYHIGLMYLNGNGTDVDYAKAFHWFNEALKQGNLLAKNQLAQMYKNGYGVKKDLNKAYNLYISETKN, encoded by the coding sequence ATGACAAAGACTGTCATTCAATTAGTCTCAATCTGTGTCCTTTTCCCAATAGGGGCCATGGGTTCACCTAGCTACATGAGGGATTACTATAGCGGCAATTATTTTCAAGCGAGTAAATCGCTACAAGAACTTGCTAGCCAGCATGATACAGAAGCCATGTATTACTTAGGGAAAATGTACCTGAATGGCTACGGTGTTGTCAAACAAGAGCAAAAAGGTCGCGCTCTTATTCAGGACTCTGCAAATCTTGGATATAAACCCGCCCAAATTTATTTGGCTAAATACTATTTAAATACAAAATATGGTATGCCCCAAGCGCTTGAGTGGTTTAAGAAAGTCGCTGAGCAAGGCGATGTAGAAGCGCAACTCTTCTGTGGTTTTGCTTACATGAATGGATATGGTACTCATAAAGATGAAAGACTGGCAAAACACTGGCTAGAAAAGGCAGCAGAAAATAACAATACGCAAGCTCAATATTACTTGGCCGATCTTTATTTAAGAGGCAATGATCAAATATCAATTGATCAAGCTATAAAATGGTTACAACAAGCCGCTATGAACGGTAATAAAAAAGCCCAATACAAATTGGGCATGATGTACCATCGTGGCGAAGGTATCCCGCAAGACAATAGGCAAGCTATCCAATGGCTGGAGCAGGCAGCAAAAGGCGGGGATGCACAAGCAGCCTATTATTTGGGGTTAACCTATAAATCTTTAGACAACACTACGGCAAATTTGGCAGCAGCCATTCAATGGTTTCAAGAAGCGGCCAAACATAATAATCAAAAAGCAGAACTTGAGCTCGGTTTGCTGTATCTCAGCAATAACCCGACTATACGTGATGAAAATAAAGCGATCATGTGGCTAAGTAAAGCAGGAAATGCAGGAAATGCTGAAGCGCAATACCAACTTGGGAAAATATACGAAGAAGGTGAAGGTAAGAGAAACCTGAATGAAGCGTTCAACTGGTATGTGAAATCAGCTAATAACGGATATGACAAAGCACAAAATGCCCTAGCATTTATGTATTTGAAAGGAGGTGCCGATGAGAAAGCTTACTTGCAAGCCATTTATTGGCTAAGGAAAGCTGCGGATAATGGTGATGTTCTTTCAAAAGAACAACTCGAAGCGTTAACGTCCAGTCGGCAAAAAATCTATGACCAGACAACTGCTCATATTATAACACCCAAGCTTGTTGCTTTGGGTAAAGAAGACATCTTCAAAAGTGATTACTCCTTAGAAAATCCTCGTACTATGCCACTTGATCAATTGCTAAATTGGAATAGTGAAGTCAAGACTCAAACCTCGAAACCAGTTGTTCCCTTAAGATACGCTCTGGATACTAGCAAAGAGGATGCAAGTGAGAGTCAAGCTGCATTTGGCTGGACTCTAAAAGAAGCTGATCATGGGTATGCTAAGGCTCAATTCAGAATTGGTCAAATGTATGAACAAGGCTACGGAACTCAACAAAGCAAAAAATTAGCAGCAAAGTGGTACTTAAAAGCTGCAGAACAAGACTTTGCTAAAGCTAAATACAATCTAGCCTTACTCTATCTGGATGGCGAAGGTGTTCCTCAGGATTATCGGCAAGCTATACATTGGTTGAATTCAGCAGTTACTTCTGATGATGGTTATGCTCAGTACTTATTGGCTGCTTTTTATCAAAACGGTTTGGGCATTAAAGAGACGGCCAATTATTTACCTAGGGATCGCATGCAAGCAGAACAGTTATATAAATTAGCTGCTGATAAAGATATTGCGAATGCTCAGTTCAATCTCGCGCAAATGTTGATGGAAGACGCAGCAGGGTTGACGGATGATCAAGCTAAAAATGACTTAAATATGCAGGCGTTGCGTCTTTATCAAAAGGCTGTGCTGCAAGGTCATGTGGGGGCACAAGAGTACCTTGCTAGCTATTATATCAAAAACTCTCGGGATGAGGAAAAATTGGCTACTGCTTATCGTCTGGTGAGTGATGCTGCTTATAAAGGAAGTACAAAAGCACAGCTGATAGTTGCTCTTATGCTTGATCGTGGTATAGGTGTTGAGCCAAACCTTAAACAAGCCATTAATTGGTATCAAAAAGCCGCAGCAGGGAACAATGCTATTGCGGAATATATATTAGGAAACTATACCTATCAAGGAATAGGTGTGAACAAGGATAGTGCAAGGGCAGCGTCTTTGCTCTCAGCTGCTGTAGAACAAGGTTTTCCAGCAGCAGAACATGATCTTGCCATATTAATTCATAACAATGACACTAAGGAAAGCAAATTTAATTATATTGAGCTAGTTAAAAAAGCAGCGACTCAAAGCAATACCAAGGCGAGATTATTGTTAGCCGATAACTTCATGAGAAATGGAAACCAAGCGGATTTAATTAAAGCTGCTGGCGAGATATATACTCAAGCAGCACAAGGCGGTGATGCGTCTGCTCAATTAAAGGTGGGCTATATGTTGGAAAACGGCATATATTTTACCAAAAATGAAGTAGAAGCTAAAAACTGGTATGAGAAAGCTGCACTCCAAAACAATCGACTTGCTGAATATCTTTTAGGCAATATGTACCAATTGGGTATCGGCATGCCCCGTGATATCAATAAGGCGATTAGCTGGTACACAAAATCGGCTCTGGCAGGAAACGATGTGGCACAAGCCGCTCTAGGTTTTGTTTATGACACTGACAATGAAACACGTAACGATTTTGTCAAGGCTAGAGAATTATACATGAAAGCCGCAAAGCAAGGGAATCCCGTTGCCGCCTATAATTTGGGCATTATGTACAAATACGGTAAGGGAGTAAAACAAGATCCTGTTGCCGCATTTGACTGGCATTCAATAGCAGCAAAACAAAACTTGGCTGATGCTCAATATAGCTTAGGGACAATGTACCTAAATGGGAATGGTGTACGGCAAATGACAAATCAAGCATTGACTTGGTTTGATAAGGCGGCAACAGGAGGTAATGTTTATGCCCAATACGAACTTGGCTTATTCAATGAGGCTGGTATTGGCACTACCATTAATAATAAAAAAGCATTTAAATATTATAAAAGTGCCGCTGAGAATGGTCATAGCCAAGCCGAGATGGCTCTCGCTAGATTTTATGATTTCGGCTTAGGTATAAAAGCCGATAAGGTAAAGGCAGCTAACTATTATCAGAAAGTTGCGGAACAAGGTAATCAATATGCTAAATATAAACTAGCCCAAAAATATGAACAAGGCGAAGGGGTAATCAAGGACTTGACGAAAGCAATTAACTTTTACCAGGAACTTGGCGCTGCGGGAAATGCAAATGCTCAATATAAATTGGGTATGTTTTATCTTGATGGTCAAGGCGTTGATAAACGTGTTGATGACGCTATTTACTGGTTGGATAAAGCGGCGGTGAATAATGATGCAAAAGCGCAATACGCATTAGCACAACTATATATTAATGGAAAAGAGGTTAACAAGGATGAACGAAAGGCCTTAGCGTTAATAGAGAAATCTGCTTCTCAAGGTAATGTCTCAGCTCAATACTCATTGGCGGAAATGTATAGTCAAGGTCAAGGCATACCAATCAATTATGCTGAGTCAGCTAGATGGTATAGGGAAGCGGCAATTGGAGGCTATAAACAAGCGCAATTTAAACTAGCTTTAATGTACGATTCTGGTATAGGAGTGAATCAAAATTCGGAACAAGCGTTTAAATGGTATCTTAAAGCAGCAAAACAAGGCGATAGTAATGCGCAATATCATATAGGTTTAATGTATCTGAATGGAAATGGCACTGATGTGGATTATGCTAAAGCGTTTCATTGGTTTAACGAAGCACTTAAGCAAGGAAATTTATTAGCAAAGAATCAGCTGGCACAAATGTATAAGAACGGCTATGGGGTCAAAAAGGATCTAAATAAAGCGTACAACTTGTATATCAGTGAAACCAAAAATTAG
- a CDS encoding L,D-transpeptidase, translating into MRNLILSSIIFIVPFSYAKENLPMSSFGVQLCLTSSDYVCITVKKEDTWEKMWEDPDERDIVKRVNRTNNKLRAGMILAVPKDLENTSIWEISPFPKYIQNSLRKLIIVDQNKLAWGIYDPRGELQWWGPISSGRDQCSDSNRICKTVTGKYYVFDKKSIDCVSTIFPIGKGGAKMPYCMYFYRGFALHGSDDVPGYRDSHGCIRLFTEDAKWLNEQYIDLPSKENNFLGTKVIIKELVE; encoded by the coding sequence ATGCGTAATTTAATATTGTCTTCTATCATTTTTATTGTGCCATTTTCCTATGCTAAAGAAAACCTGCCTATGTCTTCTTTTGGAGTGCAGTTATGCTTAACCAGTTCAGATTATGTTTGTATTACGGTTAAAAAAGAAGATACATGGGAAAAGATGTGGGAGGACCCAGACGAGCGCGATATAGTAAAGCGAGTCAATAGAACAAATAATAAGCTCAGAGCAGGCATGATACTGGCGGTCCCGAAAGATCTTGAAAATACGTCTATTTGGGAAATATCTCCTTTTCCAAAGTATATCCAAAACTCTTTGCGAAAACTTATTATCGTTGATCAGAATAAGTTGGCTTGGGGGATTTATGATCCTCGTGGAGAGCTACAGTGGTGGGGACCAATTTCCTCAGGTAGAGATCAGTGCAGTGATTCTAATCGTATATGTAAAACAGTCACAGGTAAGTATTACGTTTTCGATAAAAAATCAATCGACTGTGTGTCCACCATATTTCCTATTGGTAAAGGCGGAGCCAAAATGCCTTATTGCATGTACTTTTATCGTGGTTTTGCTCTTCACGGTTCAGATGACGTTCCCGGTTACCGGGATAGTCACGGTTGTATTCGACTTTTCACTGAAGACGCGAAATGGCTAAATGAACAGTATATTGATTTACCCTCAAAAGAAAATAATTTCCTTGGCACTAAAGTTATCATCAAAGAATTAGTTGAATGA